The Globicephala melas chromosome 13, mGloMel1.2, whole genome shotgun sequence genome includes a region encoding these proteins:
- the PLA2G1B gene encoding phospholipase A2, which yields MIKCTIPGSHPLLDFNDYGCYCGLGGSGTPVDELDTCCQTHDNCYREAKKLDSCTSLLDNPYTESYSYSCSNTEITCNSKNNDCEAFICNCDRTAAICFSKVPYNKEHKNLDTKKYCKG from the exons ATGATCAAGTGCACGATCCCCGGCAGTCACCCCTTGCTGGATTTCAACGACTACGGCTGCTATTGTGGCCTGGGTGGATCAGGGACCCCTGTGGATGAACTGGACAC GTGCTGCCAGACACACGACAACTGCTACAGAGAAGCCAAGAAACTAGACAGCTGTACATCCCTCTTGGACAATCCCTACACTGAAAGCTACTCATACTCGTGTTCTAACACTGAGATCACCTGCAACA GCAAAAACAATGACTGTGAGGCCTTCATCTGCAACTGTGACCGCACTGCTGCCATCTGCTTCTCAAAGGTCCCGTACAACAAGGAGCACAAGAACCTGGACACCAAGAAGTACTGTAAGGGCTGA